In one window of Chryseobacterium sp. JV274 DNA:
- a CDS encoding VWA domain-containing protein has protein sequence MTTLKILALAAGTAFLSSGNIPENRSIQSNVPVTLIPSSSIVKDNKIQVALLLDTSNSMDGLIDQAKSRLWNIVNTLTTLKYNGKAPQIEIALYEYGNDGIRDENYIRQIAPLTQDLDLISEKLFALKTNGGSEYCGAVIRDASANLNWDSNDKSMKLIYIAGNEAFNQGKINYKDVVSKAKDKNIYTNTIFCGSREEGIQTFWQNGASLGGGKYFNIDSDRKVIYIETPYDIKISECNAKLNDTYIYYGNHGSEYRLKQITQDKNAESQSASNLVERAVAKSKKNAYKNDHWDLVDKAEKDAGFIANVKESELPAELKGKSKEEIQKTITAKSAARDKIQKEIEELSKKRQTFIDGEMKKRGTDDSDDLGKAIESSIVELAKKNGYSL, from the coding sequence ATGACAACTTTAAAAATCTTAGCACTTGCAGCGGGTACAGCTTTTTTAAGCTCTGGCAATATTCCGGAGAACCGCTCTATACAAAGTAATGTACCAGTAACATTGATTCCGTCCAGCTCAATTGTAAAGGACAATAAAATTCAGGTCGCTCTTTTACTGGACACTTCCAATAGTATGGACGGATTGATTGATCAGGCAAAATCCAGACTGTGGAATATTGTGAATACTTTGACCACTTTAAAGTACAACGGAAAAGCGCCCCAGATTGAAATTGCCCTGTATGAATATGGCAACGACGGAATCCGCGATGAAAATTATATCCGCCAGATTGCTCCTCTTACTCAGGATCTTGATCTTATTTCCGAAAAACTATTTGCCTTAAAAACCAATGGCGGCAGTGAATATTGCGGTGCTGTTATCCGTGATGCTTCTGCCAACCTGAACTGGGACAGCAATGATAAAAGTATGAAACTGATTTATATTGCAGGGAATGAAGCATTCAATCAGGGAAAAATAAATTATAAGGATGTTGTTTCAAAAGCAAAGGATAAAAACATTTACACCAACACTATTTTCTGCGGAAGCCGGGAAGAAGGAATCCAGACATTCTGGCAAAACGGCGCGTCTTTGGGAGGTGGAAAATATTTCAATATCGACAGTGACAGAAAAGTAATCTATATTGAAACGCCTTACGATATCAAAATTTCCGAATGCAATGCAAAGCTGAACGATACTTACATCTATTATGGAAACCACGGTTCGGAATACAGACTAAAGCAGATCACGCAGGATAAAAACGCTGAATCACAGTCAGCATCCAACTTAGTGGAAAGGGCCGTTGCCAAATCTAAAAAGAATGCTTACAAAAATGATCACTGGGATTTGGTGGATAAGGCCGAAAAGGATGCCGGATTTATTGCCAATGTAAAAGAAAGTGAACTTCCTGCCGAGCTGAAAGGAAAAAGCAAGGAAGAAATTCAAAAAACGATCACGGCAAAGTCTGCCGCTCGTGATAAAATTCAGAAAGAAATTGAAGAGCTTTCCAAAAAGCGCCAGACCTTTATTGACGGAGAAATGAAAAAACGAGGCACTGATGATTCTGATGACCTGGGAAAAGCAATTGAGAGTTCTATTGTTGAACTGGCAAAAAAGAACGGGTATAGTTTGTAG